From Lucilia cuprina isolate Lc7/37 chromosome 4, ASM2204524v1, whole genome shotgun sequence:
aaaaatttcattttcacaaAACTAAAAGCAACCCTcatattaaatacattaaagTAATTGTTAAAGTTTCATATCTAAGGACAAGTCTCTAtcttaaataacacaaaaagaGCAACAAGAAAATTTCGCtaggtatttaatttttttcttcaacattaTTTTTCTACGACCAtcattttgatttaatattttgtatgttttttatgtttaaattatggTCATTAATGGGAATAAAgaaactaaattattaaaaaaaattgttaaagacgacaataaaaataaactaatttgtaTAATGTACTATATCTCGAATACCGAatcgaatttttaatattttgacggatttgaaaaatttacaaatccGATTTGCGAGAAAAAATAAGCGTTGATAATTCTATGAATGCAGCTAgccttaaataaaaatgaaaataattttctgtacCATGTAATTGACCTAACAAAAACGTCATTTCAAATAGTAATATGTTgggtttattttatacataaatacattttaattatcAGCGCTCTGTTGTATCATATTTATATGCCTTCAAAACGCTGAAAAATAACGACAACAAATCATGTTCTAATTgttaattctaataaaaaatttaaaaattttttcctcCTTCGCAAATAGGTAAAAATAgagcaaaatacaaaaactatcaGACAAAAAGAGAGAGAGGCAGGCaggaaaaggaaaaacaaagcGAGGAAGAGAAATACGCTAGGCTCAGGCAGGCAGGCAGGCTTATCaggcaataaaataaaattttattcagaaaaaaatcgaaaaaaagcttaattttttaaagagtaTCTTCTGTCTATCGTCTTTATAAAGAGGTACAAGGAAATAAATACCGCAAACGATTTGAACACAGCCTGTGTGTATACAAATTGATGTAActctattttttagttattacaaACATGAGCAAGtgtaactttgttttttttatgaaccCTGCTTTTAGGCTCTTAAGCATCTTATATTTTTAGTAgagtaaataagtttttatttataacagatAATATCATCAAAAATACCCTTCAGATAtagaatacaaaaaagaaatacttgaattataattaatattaacaaacaaaatatgtagtAGTATGTATAATTCTTTCATTTGATTCCAATGTTAAAACCGCAAACAAAACCACCAATCAATTATAAAGCTAACTACtcattttaatatacaaaatgaGATAGAcggttttatataaatatatgtatttaaaaaaggtattaaaaGAATAAGAGAAATCTTTTACAATTGGACAAGAAACGATTTTCAACTAacagcaaaattttaattgttttgtatgTAAGAAAAGTACCTATTTTTTGTGTACCCAGTATTTAATTATAACCATATCTATGTAGTCTGTACGCTTGTCTACtggtgtttattatttttttctgatatCAAAGTATATATTCGGAAATAGTAACAACACTTGCAAGCAGCAAACGAATATACCTAATGGTTTTTTTAATtccaatttcattttttatatatataatttaatttcctaATTTGTTTTTACAAGCTATATATGATCAGTCTTTTTGTCAgtgtatttattaatatattaaaaaatgatttaaaatatataccataattaattttaagacattttatatatttaattaaagaaaaaggaagcgtaaaagaaaaatttacaacatacaAAAAAGCGTTTTTAtgtagtgtatatataaaatatttttagtaaatttagttttgaaatCATATAAGCGATTATACTTTCAAGCAGAGATTGAAAATAACGGATccactttgtttttataagtttaattGCTGTGATTAACATTTATAATAGTGTTTTTACAATTTATCACTGAAAGAAACCGAAAAGAACACCAATCTAACTCGctacaattgatttttattttgtaaacatttttgaaaacgTCTAcctatgatttttatttttaaaagcaaaacaatcacccctattctgcatttcgattatgtttacgcattcagttacgcaatgaTCGGAAAAAGATATTCCAAGAAAAAACTGAATCGAAAGAaaaagaagcaattccattccGTTTCAATGTCCTACGATTGTGTATATTCTGCATTTCTATCGTAATTACGTTTTTTCATTTCATcacacactacacaaacattgcATTTTGTGCAAACACGAAACACCctcatacactacacaacaggcttgcacaaacgtaaaatactggtatgtttgtcaagccgcttgtttAGCCTATTTGGCCCTTAAGTTATTGTTTATGGGGccgagtcgaatcgaaatgcggaataccaaagttgtcaaacggagaaaatttcgattcaaattaaaatgcGGAATAGGTGCCAATAAATTGCAAATTTAAATACACGATTAGGACACACATGCTAACAAACTATATTCAAAAATCATAGCAAACAACAATTTACTCTCCCACTCTCATTTAAATAAGACTAAAAAGGAATATAAAAACCAAGTGCTCAGCTAAAAACATaagtaacaaaacaaaagtagTAAAGTTTATACTAAACCATACAAGTAGAAATCATTTTATAACTGTTATTCTgagtgatttattaaaaaaacaaaaataaatcaaaattcaaTCACTTTTATTATTTGGCCCAGTTATTTTCAGTTTCTGCTTTCAAGTGTCACACGGTTAAACTTACTCGTATTGTATTATGTGTATCTGGATGTGTTTGGGACATcctagacctggttcacacaataggaaacttttcttgagaaacttttgattttgagtgtgggagaaagagatgcttgatatttctttctctatctgtcacacacaaaaatcaaaagtttcacaaaaaaagtttcctagtgtgaaccaggtcctacagaaaattttaaaatgaaaatttaaatgtggGATATGTTGTAAAAATGTATGGCATTGCAACCTagtttttatatcaaataaattACGAACACATCCTTGCCCATTTTCTTGTGTTTTGCgtaaaaatattttcgtaagaaaaagaagcaattccattttgTTTCAATGCTTTCCAATTCTCTATATTATGCGTTCCGATCATCATTAACACATTTTTGAGTGAAtagctttaatatttatttatgaattcgTGGCTTTATGGATCTTCTTTGAGATATTTTAATCTAAAACATTTTTCccgaatttaaaatattttttgcatttcgATAACTTCAAATGGGAAGCTGGAACCTCATGTTAAACATAACACTTGCGATAGTGTTACAAGTTATCATCTGATTACAATGACGCGCTCTGAATTGCGaataacaatataaatgtattttattatttaaaataactacaGTTGACGAAACtcaatcgaaaatattttacgTGAATTAAATTTGCAAACGAATGCAAAAATAGaacatatacaatatatatacataagtttCTCATAGGGGTGAATgtcatattttgtatttttacagatatgtatgtgtgttcgAAGCCTAAAAagttatactttttaaaatttatattataattaaaaaacaagaatttgATAATCGTTTTCaagtatttgtatataatatttataataatgatattattttataaagaattagcaaaaagtttatttaaaaatttctatgaacAAACGTgtataatataattgacatatAATAGAACAATTTTTAGCATAATTTCCGACATACACAAGTACATCAGAAGAGgatcttcaaaaaaaaattgattaagggaaaaaatcatttattattaatttatcaaGAGAGCAGTACTAATAATTACCATatctttgatttgttttgttgcaAGACTGAAAATGTAATCTATACTCCTGTGTTTACATCTATCCCAATGAGTAGTACTCGGTCttggaattgaaaaaaaaatactcttaaGGCTTCGTCGACTATACATCAGtttggtaagtttttttttctaatttataatttttagatatTGATCTCTTTTCAGGATTTTATACATTATatgtaattgaatatttttgataatatcgtaataaaaatagaaaaaaaaattctctgtgtttgtattattaaaaaaaaaaactaaagtctaAACGGCCGAAAGCGAACCGCATTGGTTCTGAAAAATTGTTGTTTCAAAATATGGTTTGTTTTGTTAGAATTGTGCATCAAAAAATTAACTTCAGTTATAGCCCGGACCTATCAATTTCACATAGAGCATAAAAATATACGTCGAATGTCTTGaagttttccatattttttctaaagaaaatttgaaatttttaatgcaaaactaGACATTTTCGATAAGAACAGATGTCATTGCTTGACCACGACATCTATACGGAGTTAAGTAAAGTATAGGGGCAGCTGTTTACCCCCTTTCAAAATTAGActtcaaaaatgtatatttattttaagaattcatgaaaatttgttttagaaaatcgatTTGCCGCGGAAGGTTTTCCGTTATCAGAATACTATTCGCTTTTACGCAGTGATGGGGCCTAATTTTCGTTAAGCCCTAATACATAGTCTGTATTCTGAAGAATCTTATAAAAAGATCTGATTACATTTCTAAAGATAAATAACTATAACctcaataattataaacaaatttaaaaccacagatttaaatatttatagtaaaaataataatatatattttccgtACAGTCAGACATTATAGATAAAAAATACTCAAGTCTTTCGATAGTATGTTAGAATCGCTTGAGACAAACGGTTAACGGTACGCAAATAATAAATGATGGATAATGATAACGTAGATCCCAGGGTATTTATGAGAAATTGTGATAGTATGATTGATCCTAGAACATCTGTAAGATACTCTGTTAACAACACTCCTGTAACTCCAGCAATATCCAGAAGTTTATCGTATCATACGCAAATATCTGCAAAAAATGAAATACCTATAACACTGCAGGAAGAGCAAAATGCTCCTTTAAAAAGACAAGCCAGTGCTAAATTTCGGccaataaatcataaaaaacataGTTGCACAGACGTGCACtgtctgttaatttttatatgttttataatcGGTTGGATATATATAGCAACGTATGCCTTATCCCAAggaaacttaaataaattactaattCCAACAGATTCAAAAAATGCTAAATGCGGCTTGGACTCTGGAGTTCGtgacaaaaaaatgttatttttctacaatttgGATAAGTGTCTTGATCCATTGACACCCATTACAGGATGTAATACCAAACAAATATGTGTAAAAGAGTGCCCCAAAACATCTTTTATATGGCAAGAAAACACGGATCAGACTAATTTAAGCACCTTAAAGGAAAAACTTATTTGTGATTCCACGGTGAACAAACAAAAGTTGAAGAGCTTGTTAGAtgttaaaaaatctatagaGAATGATCTTTGTAGTGGCTGGTACTTAGAAAGTAAACCTTTATTTAATCATTGTGTATGGGATCTTTCCGACGAATTGTGCGAAATATTGCCCAAGAAGTTGACAGGACGAAACCGTAGATCGGATTTAACACCAGTAaactttattgattttaaacCTGTCGCAACAAAATTAGCCGAATTCGGTAAAAGCATAAAATCGGTGTGTAATAAACAACATCATAATACGTCATCAAACATGATCGCTTTCAaagaaaagattaaaaaaacgaattccaattttaatagaattataGCCGCAATTATCTCGAAATTCAATTATAgtggtaaagaaattttagcTGAGCATATAGCAGATGACTTAAAAAATTCATGGAAAGTTATagtgtttgctttttttatacatctttttgcggttttattatttataacacttttgcGCTGGCTAGCCGAACCCCTGGTGTGGGTTTCGATATGCGGTGTTATTTTTGGTCTGGgttattcattttattatagttttcgtCAGTATAGACTGTGGAGCACAGAAGCCCATGTACCAAAACATGCAACGAATCTGCAGGCGAAAGTTCAAAACATTTTGGAAAATGGCGATGTTTGGCTGTATGTAACAATGATTCTTGGAGCGCTCCTCACAATTATTGTATTAATAGTAATTGTAATCCGGAAGCGTATAAAAATTGCTGTGGCTATTATTAAGGAAGCGAGTAGAGCAATAACGAATATAAAATCAtcaatattttttccaatatttccaGCAATTCTTAATATTCTTGTGGCGACAATGTCAATAATTATTCTGCTACATCTTGGTTCTATTGGCGATTACTCTTTTATAATGGCACGTCGCAACATCACTGAAACTACTGAACAATGTGTTTGTACAGGACCCGAATTGCAGAAACCGTATAAACTTGGTGATGCATGTGATCCAGCTTTGTTCGAAGAATACTGCCGCAACGAAAATAATGAATTATGCATGCAAACTTCGTGCAGTTTCAATGAGATTATAAAAGATCGAAAAACCAATTGgtttatgttattaaatatttttggtgtcCTATGGGTAACGTTTTTTATATCGGCCTATGAAGACATGGTTTTGGCCTGTACATTCTCACTGTGGTATTGGACTttcaacaagaaaaatataCCTAAATTCCCGCTACTAAAGGCTATGTGGATAACAACTGTTTATCATTTAGGTACTTTAGCTTTTGGAGCCCTAGTTTTGTCCATTTGTCGCATGATAAGGTATATGTTAGAACTCATTGAAAAGAAGGCGAAAGCATACAATAATACAATAACACGCGCCATCCTATGttgtatgaaatttttcttttggctGCTTGAGAATTTCCTTCGTTTTCTTAACCGAAATGCTTACATAACATGTGCCATTCATAGTACCAGTTTCTGTGAAAGCTCTCGAAAAGCTTTTAGTCTAATTACTCAAAATCTTTTACGTGTTTATGCGGTAGATAAGGTAtcggattttctttttttcctttcaaaaattttagtaaCAGGTTGCACGTCATTTACAACTTTTATCGCTTTGAAGGCATATCCAGatataataattatacattATCCTGAGGTTCCAGTTGCACTGGTAGCCATACTATCCTATATTATGGCTCATTTCATATTTAGCACATATTCAATGGCGGTAGATACtttattcttttgtttcttACAAGACTCAACGGAAAACGATGGCTCAGCTGAAAATCCATTCTTTATGTCAAAAGAATTGAGAAAATTGTTGggaaaatccaaaataaaacgaaaaaaattgcaAGGTTAACTATCATTAAAAGGACGAGTAtagtcaatattaaaaaaaaatccatctaCTACAATACACCCTACTAACaacgtacatatatatgtacaagaTTACTATGTACTTTAACGAATATATACATACGTTATTTATAGTATCAATTTGGCGAAGGAAGTTAATGAATGTAAACTTATACACTTAAAATTGATACTTTAGAATAATTTACACCTAaagtataaattaaattgttaataaatattataaataataactaCAATTGATTTTGACGAAATTTGCACAAACGTTAGTATATTGGATAGGAGGTCAAACACTTTAGCTCTATCGATAACTGACGAACTCAGAGGgggtcaaagttggacatttttgTAATACAGTGTTTGATTGGCCCTAGCAGATAActatttttcattcattccaaaaaaaattaaaatgggccatgtttattatttttttttttttttttgcttaaaaggaAGCTTATAAAATTTCCTTGAAAGGCTTTATAGTTCCATAAAATAACCAATAGGGTCACTTGATATGAAATTCCACCCagcaaaaaacaatttataaagaagcaaaaaaagtagaatttactccatggtagtactgaaaaagatctgaagaagttataattttaacacatgCTTGTCATTGTCTTGAAAATTAC
This genomic window contains:
- the LOC111690594 gene encoding choline transporter-like 2, with product MMDNDNVDPRVFMRNCDSMIDPRTSVRYSVNNTPVTPAISRSLSYHTQISAKNEIPITLQEEQNAPLKRQASAKFRPINHKKHSCTDVHCLLIFICFIIGWIYIATYALSQGNLNKLLIPTDSKNAKCGLDSGVRDKKMLFFYNLDKCLDPLTPITGCNTKQICVKECPKTSFIWQENTDQTNLSTLKEKLICDSTVNKQKLKSLLDVKKSIENDLCSGWYLESKPLFNHCVWDLSDELCEILPKKLTGRNRRSDLTPVNFIDFKPVATKLAEFGKSIKSVCNKQHHNTSSNMIAFKEKIKKTNSNFNRIIAAIISKFNYSGKEILAEHIADDLKNSWKVIVFAFFIHLFAVLLFITLLRWLAEPLVWVSICGVIFGLGYSFYYSFRQYRLWSTEAHVPKHATNLQAKVQNILENGDVWLYVTMILGALLTIIVLIVIVIRKRIKIAVAIIKEASRAITNIKSSIFFPIFPAILNILVATMSIIILLHLGSIGDYSFIMARRNITETTEQCVCTGPELQKPYKLGDACDPALFEEYCRNENNELCMQTSCSFNEIIKDRKTNWFMLLNIFGVLWVTFFISAYEDMVLACTFSLWYWTFNKKNIPKFPLLKAMWITTVYHLGTLAFGALVLSICRMIRYMLELIEKKAKAYNNTITRAILCCMKFFFWLLENFLRFLNRNAYITCAIHSTSFCESSRKAFSLITQNLLRVYAVDKVSDFLFFLSKILVTGCTSFTTFIALKAYPDIIIIHYPEVPVALVAILSYIMAHFIFSTYSMAVDTLFFCFLQDSTENDGSAENPFFMSKELRKLLGKSKIKRKKLQG